One Aliidongia dinghuensis DNA segment encodes these proteins:
- a CDS encoding carboxymuconolactone decarboxylase family protein translates to MRLPLLPPSELGAEQRPLYDDMRKGIETTFKGFTAIDRAGQLIGPWNPWIRFSRFGGPVWELVKSLSSSPSLPKPVREIAILVTGAHFHSAYEIYAHVLVAELRGIPDDKIATIIAGQRPGDLTREEAVAYDLASALVSGGTLPALTYQQAVGLFGEEGTAEFIYLVGLYCMVSVTLNGFDVPVPEAAESR, encoded by the coding sequence CCGAGCAGCGTCCGCTTTATGACGATATGCGCAAGGGTATCGAGACGACCTTCAAAGGCTTCACCGCCATTGATCGCGCCGGGCAGTTGATCGGCCCTTGGAATCCGTGGATCCGGTTTTCGCGATTTGGAGGGCCGGTCTGGGAACTGGTCAAATCGCTCTCCTCCTCACCAAGCTTGCCAAAGCCCGTCCGCGAAATTGCAATTCTCGTCACCGGCGCACACTTTCATTCCGCCTACGAGATCTATGCCCACGTTCTGGTCGCGGAACTGCGCGGAATTCCGGACGACAAGATTGCAACGATAATCGCCGGTCAACGTCCGGGCGATCTCACCCGCGAGGAAGCAGTGGCCTACGACCTGGCGTCGGCCCTCGTTTCCGGCGGAACGCTTCCGGCCTTGACCTACCAGCAGGCCGTCGGCCTTTTCGGCGAAGAGGGAACGGCGGAGTTCATCTATCTCGTGGGTCTCTATTGCATGGTGTCCGTCACGTTGAATGGCTTCGACGTACCGGTTCCTGAGGCGGCCGAATCCCGCTAA